In Rutidosis leptorrhynchoides isolate AG116_Rl617_1_P2 chromosome 6, CSIRO_AGI_Rlap_v1, whole genome shotgun sequence, the DNA window gggtcgaaatcgctacattattgTATATAACTGGTCGTTGGGGTCTCAAGGGTTATTGGGCCCGTTTTGATGTCCAAACATTTCTATTTTTACGTTTCGGATGTAATTAAACTTGGGTTAATGGTTATAAATCATTTTGGTGTTGTTTGGGAGTGTTGATATAAAATGTGAAGGTTTTGGGACTGATcagacatctggacgccgtccaaataggctggacgccgtccagtataactGGGCTGGGTGAGTTTTTGTCACAGAGCTTTTTAGAACAACTGaacgccgtccaatatttgggacaccgtcctggcctttgaaactggacgccgtccagataactggacgccgtccaaatgaactgtactattaaaaaaaaaatttaaggcgtGTGTTTGGTAAAACGAAGAATGGGttgttacatattattattattattattattattattattattattattattattattattattattattattattattattattattactactactattattattattaagatctccTAGCGACAACTCTAAAAATTGCCATTAAAATGCATAAAGTCTTGTACGTAACAATTATTTACTTGATTTAATATGATGATTATTAAATTATATAGTATTTTTACTGACGTTATTGACAACTCGTATCGTTAGAAAttcactattattataattattaaattttaatttaattttacacGATCAGCTTACACATCTTGATTATTTTAGATAAAATTTGAAGGCTCAAATTAATTGATGAGTATATTTAATTCACAATTAcacagaattatatatatatatatatatatatatatatatatatatatatatatatatatatatatatatatatatatatatatatatatatatatatatatatatatatatatattggatttaACTAAATATATCTCTAAGAATTATACTTAAGAAGATAAATTATGGAATAAAAATGATACATGGAGAATAGTAAAATAGTTATTTGTGATggttatcattttatatatatataccatattttATGACTCCAATATAAAAATTAGTACTTGTTTTTACTCAAGTAACTAACTAGAATTCATTatgtatattttttaaaaataatttattactatctaatatctaatattattattattaaccataaCATATTGCATTATGTTCTCTCTACCTATATTATTCATTAAGTTTGTGATCATATATTACATCTCCTTTTTATGATAGATGTTAGGCttctttaattttaattatttatatagtaGAGTTTGAGTAACTTGTGTATTAAAGACATAATTAGTTAACCTTTATTATCtatattaactttttttttttttttaaatcgtttaTTATAATTTGAATGTATACATCTTTATTAGTTATTATTACATAGTTATGAAGATTATAACTTTATTCAATAAGATAAACTCGTTTCATTCAATAAAGACAAATGATAGAATATTCCTTATTGTTTCAATCAAATAAATGAAAGGGTGCATTAGAGGGTTGTACCTTGGATATGGAGATCCTTTAATGGGTTTTTGACCATATTTTCTCCAGGCCCATAAGTCTGATGGAACCACTTCGCCGGTGGGTCTACTATTTGCAGGTGCTGGCGCAGGTATACACACAACTTTCTTTGCTTGAGTCTTCCTGCTCAGTTAACCATTGCTAAGTTTAGTCATGACAAAACCATAAAACCTAAAAAGTGGTTCTAAGAATGTCATTAtgaacatacatatatatgtagagCAAAGTGTAGATAAAAAAAATGGTACATTTAGATAGTAAAATTTGAACAAACATTACACATTAAAATGGTACATTTAGATAGTAAAATTTGAACAAACATTACacattaaaatttttaaaaaacaaAGCTATGCATTAAAAAAGGATATTAACAAAATGACCTTTTTGTAACTTGCTAGAACAATTTGGATAAAAAAGTTGTCAAATGCCACATCGCCAAATGCTAGTTTAAATCGCAAACCGCAAGGACAAGCGTGTGACTTACGAGTTGCCAAAATTGCTTGGTCATTTTGACTATTATCAAAATTACGTAACAAGCTAGTCCTTGCGATTCATTATTTGTGATTTTCGTCGTGAACCTTATCCATATAATATTTTACGATAAGATTTTCTAGATTTTATAGACTTTTCGGAAATACAAGCAAAATATCATAACTATATTAAAGAAAACAATTTTTTATATTTATTCtcgtatgtatttatataaatatatatatgtaactatattgTTTCTATAGCTAGCTAGGAATAAAAAAATGTCATAGAAGTTCTAAAAATGTATTATTTAATAAATACCTATAAGAGTCAGTTATGAAGCAATATGCATATGATCCTActatatattaattcattcatATGAATTAGCAGTTTCCCATAACAAAGAAtaaaatatagataaaaatatatttatatgcaAGGTATCTAGCTAGTTGTTTACCTTCTCTTGATGGCCGGATTTCGCGGTGACGAGATCCGTAAGGTGGTGGTACTAGTAGAAGCTTCTAGTAACCCACGTTTTGATGCAGAAGAAGAATTTGAAGAACATGTTATCATTTCATTATTATTTGTTGATCTAAGAGTCGTTGACTTTGCTGCATTTGGTGATATTTGCAACATCTTTGAAAACATGTTATTATGgttttgattattattgttttgaTCAAACCCTAATGGTAATGATCTTGTTGATTTTTGTAGATCATTGTTATTGGCTAAACTTGTTTCGGTAGCTCCAAAAAAACATGGTGTTGAAGATGTTTCTTCATGATTAATAATAAGTGGATCTGATAAAAGACTTGTAAAGCAAGGTTGACCAAAACCATCATCTTGATCATCAATTGTTGTTGACTGTTGGATCATTTGTGTTTCTTGATCAAAGTACTGCCAATCTGAAACCCCCGGAGGATCGACAGGACTAATGATTCCTGGCCGGAAAATATCCGCTAAATCGCCATGAAAATTGTTCTCCATTATGAATAAACTTCAAGAACTAATCAAGAAAGCCAAAAAAGTCTTGGTTTGACTGGTtacttttttaagttttttttttttttagcaagaATGAAGATGACCTTGATGGGGTTGTTTATATTTGGTTTATATTTTGTGGGTTTGAGTTGGTTCTTGATGGGTGTCGGAAAAGACAATTTTTTAGGGTTTGGATGGAAGAGATGAAAGTAGAAAGAGAGAAAGTCGCTGACTTTTGATTTAGAAATTTGTGAGATACATATGAATATGATATATGATGACAGTTCTATTCCATACGCCAAGAGAAGGAAAAAAGGTTTGTATAATAGATTGATCGATTGATGATTAGTTAAATTGGAATTTTTTATTTGACTGAGATATGTGATGGGGTTATTATATAGTTTAGTTATTAGTTATAGTTAATATACATCCAAGATTATGTTACATTTTATTTGTCTTTTCGTGCTGATAAAAGTTCGTTTTTAATATTCTTGAAAAGCTTAAAAATCCACCTTTGGTAAAAGAGATATGGTATATAACCACACAATATTGAAAATATAAGCGAAGTGATTTTTGGGACCGGTGAATATTCCACAACCAATCACACATAGCATTTTCAATCGCACATGTACGTGTACAAGTTAGTCTTTTTTATTTTGGTTAGAAAAACATAACATTAAAGTCAAAGATTATTCATCAATCGATGACGCATCTACGCACAAGATACAAATAGAGAAACCCAACAAACCTCGAGCATAGAAAGCGCAACCTACACAAAACCACACTCAAACATAAAGCTATCGGTGCGAGCCAGGGGGGGGGGGGAGTGGGGGGCAAAAACGAAACAAGAGGCAAACCGCCAACTACAAACACAAGAAACACTAACTAAACAAGACAAACAAACCTACCACCTACACCAAAAGAACACAACAAGCCACAACCAATAAGCTAGAAGAGAGAATGAAATCAAAACAAAACCAGCATACCCATCAACATCTAAGTCCGCTTCCTACCCCTCAGACCCGATCTAATAACATTGCCTTTAACCTTATCCCGCAAGTTCAATCTGCACGAACGAGACACATAGGAATAAGATTAAGGCGATTCAACTAAAGACGAATCAATAATTTTACCTACCACTGGGGGAGGGCCTAACACCGCCTCCAAAAAAGAAACAATAGGAACACTCGAAGAACCATACTCCATGCTGACACAACCTTCATCCTGCATTATAATATAATCAACCGACAAGACCTTAGAAATGTTCTTAAAAAACTTTATCGAAATTTTCTCTAACCTCCTAGAATTCATACCAGTCTCCTTGGCCACATCATGACCCTCTGGTAAAAAATTTTTGGATCTCCTCATTGAAATCGAAATCATCCACAGTATCCTGTAGCAGAACGAGTCATCGACAACACCCTTATTCTTATTTGGAGTCGAAACCTTACCACCAACTCTAACCTTAGACCCAATGACCTTAGAAAAATTCACCAAGCCCCAAGCATTCTCTTTTTTATCGAACCACTCTCGAAAAAAACCACCACACTTGACCTTTGAGCAAGCACAAAATTTCCTACCAACCGTATTAACCATATACTTTTTCGGGTCAGCAATCAACACAAGTTCATTAACTATCCCTTTATCCCCGGAATTAAAAGAAATGGGAGTATGGCAACTCCTACCTTGTTGCGAAACACTCTGACCCGATTCCCTAGAGCCTTTCCCAGGCATATTCGAACAATTTAGATCAACAACTTGATTCATTACAAGGAATCCAGTCTCAACATTCGAACAATTTAGATCAACAACTTGATTCATTACAAGGAATCC includes these proteins:
- the LOC139851676 gene encoding probable WRKY transcription factor 14; amino-acid sequence: MENNFHGDLADIFRPGIISPVDPPGVSDWQYFDQETQMIQQSTTIDDQDDGFGQPCFTSLLSDPLIINHEETSSTPCFFGATETSLANNNDLQKSTRSLPLGFDQNNNNQNHNNMFSKMLQISPNAAKSTTLRSTNNNEMITCSSNSSSASKRGLLEASTSTTTLRISSPRNPAIKRRKTQAKKVVCIPAPAPANSRPTGEVVPSDLWAWRKYGQKPIKGSPYPRGYYRCSSSKGCSARKQVERSKTDPNMLVITYTSEHNHPWPTQRNALAGSTRTPQPTKNEPQTQQETTTEDNQGSTLVVEQLQVQVKDELQVLDANFPQGYRPELPGHDDGATNDFFSGLGEIEGDTISMLLNQGFLGGDEEAENYNKDLDPFG